The following coding sequences lie in one Ficedula albicollis isolate OC2 unplaced genomic scaffold, FicAlb1.5 N00539, whole genome shotgun sequence genomic window:
- the LOC101812080 gene encoding LOW QUALITY PROTEIN: class II histocompatibility antigen, B-L beta chain-like (The sequence of the model RefSeq protein was modified relative to this genomic sequence to represent the inferred CDS: inserted 1 base in 1 codon) codes for MRRSLKQRNWDCGKKGPMVAVGHWECRVGFAPELLATVAAGGVAWGSPPDLYPAHTGLFQEVVKSEGHFINGTDCVRLVERNISNREQFLHFGSDVGLYVXDTSSGDKVARYWNSDPEWMEHRWAAENRHCWHNQELSSPFLVERRAERGAERVPSGPALGMSLEPLRTSLGIPLSAIPAFSNLSQFAPADPSVSSLSPSAPQCVHLTVALELPAQPPLRLCSVMDFYPGHIQLRWFQGQQELSGHVVAPDLVSGGPDPCGSPEVLLDAARRKVLMGIGGSVLGLVSLALGLGFYLGKKVRGGHRRSPFPSSGACVLPLGTPGMVSPTFPLPRELLTQQWLQHKMPEMNFGKQEPPA; via the exons ATGCGGAGAAGTCTGAAACAGAGGAACTGGGACTGCGGGAAGAAGGGTCCCATGGTGGCCGTGGGGCACTGGGAGTGCAGAGTCGGGTTTGCCCCGGAGCTCTTGGCTActgtggctgctgggggggTTGCTTGGGGGTCACCCCCGGACCTGTatcctgcacacacaggacTGTTCCAGGAGGTGGTTAAGTCCGAGGGTCACTTCATTAACGGCACCGACTGCGTGAGGTTGGTGGAGAGGAACATCTCCAACCGGGAGCAGTTCCTGCACTTCGGCAGCGATGTGGGGCTGTACG GGGACACGTCCTCTGGGGACAAGGTTGCCAGGTACTGGAACAGCGACCCGGAATGGATGGAGCACAGATGGGCTGCAGAGaacaggcactgctggcacaaCCAGGAGTTGTCCAGCCCGTTCCTCGTGGAGCGCAGAGCTGAGCGTGGGGCAGAGCGTGTCCCCTCGggccctgccctgggaatgtccctggaGCCCCTCAGAACCTCCCTGGGAA TCCCTCTCAGTGCCATACCAGCCTTCTCCAATCTCTCCCAGTTCgccccagctgatcccagtgtgtCCTCACtctctcccagtgccccccagtgTGTCCATCTCACTGTGGCCCTcgagctcccagcccagcccccacTGCGTCTGTGCTCTGTGATGGATTTCTACCCTGGCCACATCCAGCTGAGGTGGttccagggccagcaggagctctcAGGGCATGTGGTGGCCCCTGACCTG GTTTCTGGGGGTCCGGACCCCTGTGGatccccagaggtgctgctggacgCCGCCCGCAGGAAGGTGCTGATGGGGATCGGGGGCTCCGTGTTGGGCCTCGTCTCCCTGGCGCTGGGGCTCGGCTTCTACCTGGGCAAGAAGGTGAGGGGGGGTCACAGGAGGTCgcctttcccctcctctggaGCGTGTGTGCTCCCCCTGGGGACCCCTGGCATGGTGTCACCCACTTTTCCTCTGCCCAGGGAGCTCCTgacccagcagtggctgca ACACAAGATGCCTGAGATGAACTTTGGCAAGCAGGAACCCCCAGCCTAA